A window of the Streptomyces sp. JB150 genome harbors these coding sequences:
- a CDS encoding glycosyltransferase family 4 protein — protein sequence MTAEAREARSPEDPASPELAISLGQGGAPTGSRPLRIALLTYKGNPFCGGQGVYVRHLSRELARLGHHVEVIGAQPYPVLDEGYDNLRLTELPSLDLYRQPDPFRTPKRDEYRDWIDALEVATMWTGGFPEPLTFSLRARRHLRARRGDFDIVHDNQTLGYGLLGDLGAPLVTTIHHPITVDRQLELDAADTWQRRYSVRRWYAFTRMQKRVARRLPSVLTVSGTSRQEIVDHLGVRQDRVHVVHIGADTDLFSPDPSVPRVPGRIVTTSSADVPLKGLVFLVEALAKVRTEQPDAHLVVVGKRPAEGPVAQAVERYGLEGAVDFVKGISDAELVDLVRSAQVACVPSLYEGFSLPAAEAMATGTPLVATTGGAIPEVAGRDGETCLAVPPGDAGALAAALKRLLGDEELRRRLGAAGRDRVLARFTWARAAEGTVARYREAIAAATGASPSGSGTTGIAAASADSGVAADCAAPGNTSVTSVYPESRATC from the coding sequence GTGACCGCTGAGGCCAGGGAGGCCAGGTCCCCGGAGGACCCGGCGTCCCCCGAGCTCGCGATTTCGCTCGGGCAGGGAGGTGCCCCCACCGGTTCGCGACCGCTCCGCATCGCACTGCTCACCTACAAGGGGAACCCGTTCTGCGGCGGCCAGGGCGTCTACGTCCGCCACCTGTCCCGCGAACTGGCCCGCCTCGGGCACCACGTCGAGGTCATCGGCGCCCAGCCGTACCCCGTCCTCGACGAGGGCTACGACAACCTGCGCCTCACCGAGCTGCCCAGCCTCGACCTCTACCGGCAGCCCGACCCCTTCCGCACCCCGAAGCGCGACGAGTACCGGGACTGGATCGACGCCCTCGAGGTCGCGACGATGTGGACCGGCGGCTTCCCCGAGCCGCTCACCTTCTCGCTGCGCGCCCGCCGCCATCTGCGCGCCCGCCGCGGCGACTTCGACATCGTGCACGACAACCAGACCCTCGGATACGGGCTGCTGGGCGATCTCGGCGCGCCGCTCGTCACCACGATCCACCACCCGATCACCGTCGACCGGCAGCTGGAGCTGGACGCCGCCGACACCTGGCAGCGCCGCTACTCCGTGCGCCGCTGGTACGCGTTCACCCGCATGCAGAAGCGCGTCGCGCGCCGGCTGCCGTCCGTGCTGACCGTCTCCGGCACCTCCCGCCAGGAGATCGTCGACCACCTCGGCGTACGCCAGGACCGTGTCCACGTCGTCCACATCGGCGCCGACACCGACCTGTTCTCGCCCGACCCGTCGGTGCCCCGCGTGCCCGGACGGATCGTCACCACCTCCAGCGCGGACGTCCCCCTCAAGGGCCTCGTCTTCCTCGTCGAGGCGCTCGCCAAGGTCCGCACCGAGCAGCCCGACGCCCATCTCGTCGTCGTCGGCAAGCGGCCCGCCGAAGGACCCGTCGCCCAGGCCGTCGAACGGTACGGCCTCGAAGGCGCCGTCGACTTCGTCAAGGGCATCTCCGACGCCGAACTCGTCGACCTGGTGCGCTCGGCGCAGGTGGCGTGCGTGCCGTCGCTGTACGAGGGCTTCTCCCTGCCGGCCGCCGAGGCCATGGCCACCGGAACGCCGCTCGTCGCCACCACCGGCGGCGCGATCCCCGAGGTCGCCGGCCGCGACGGCGAGACCTGCCTCGCCGTGCCCCCGGGCGACGCGGGAGCGCTGGCCGCCGCGCTGAAGCGGCTGCTGGGCGACGAGGAGCTGCGCCGACGGCTCGGCGCGGCCGGACGCGACCGGGTCCTCGCCCGCTTCACCTGGGCCCGCGCCGCCGAGGGCACGGTGGCCCGCTACCGCGAGGCCATCGCCGCCGCCACGGGCGCGTCGCCGAGTGGCTCGGGCACGACCGGCATCGCGGCCGCGTCCGCCGACTCCGGCGTCGCCGCGGACTGCGCCGCACCCGGCAACACCAGCGTCACCAGCGTCTACCCCGAAAGCAGGGCCACGTGCTGA
- a CDS encoding DUF5336 domain-containing protein, with protein sequence MNIRSLTRGDGVVIGAAVLLFIASFLDLYSLDGIPDEYDTPNFWSSGPALLGVVLAGLIGAALVVVSRGLPQPRKVAGLELGQFGVAFTVFAAWSALGNIFDPAGGANNVGDTTDGPDAGTGLILALIATLILAAVAVATPLVPALKAPLVGAPRPAAPQPYGAQPPQGGYGYPGAQGGQQPSFGGQPQQPYGAQPQQAQAPQQPAGDFSPFWFAVPVPRPLFAEDGSPTPIAELAPGTWYLAVEQRGTALVAQTQDGRRGVLQDTSGIQRG encoded by the coding sequence GTGAATATCCGCTCCCTCACTAGAGGCGACGGCGTGGTGATCGGAGCAGCGGTATTGCTGTTCATCGCGTCGTTCCTCGACCTCTACTCGCTCGACGGGATCCCCGACGAGTACGACACGCCGAACTTCTGGTCGAGCGGGCCGGCCCTCCTCGGTGTGGTACTCGCCGGCCTGATCGGTGCCGCACTCGTCGTCGTCTCCCGGGGGCTGCCGCAGCCGCGCAAGGTCGCGGGCCTTGAGCTGGGCCAGTTCGGTGTCGCCTTCACGGTGTTCGCCGCCTGGAGCGCGCTCGGCAACATCTTCGACCCGGCGGGCGGCGCGAACAACGTCGGTGACACGACCGACGGCCCCGACGCCGGCACCGGCCTGATCCTCGCGCTCATCGCCACGCTGATCCTGGCCGCCGTCGCCGTCGCCACCCCGCTCGTCCCCGCCCTCAAGGCCCCCCTCGTCGGCGCCCCGCGCCCCGCCGCCCCGCAGCCCTACGGCGCCCAGCCGCCGCAGGGCGGTTACGGCTACCCGGGCGCCCAGGGCGGTCAGCAGCCGTCGTTCGGCGGGCAGCCGCAGCAGCCGTACGGCGCCCAGCCGCAGCAGGCGCAGGCCCCGCAGCAGCCCGCGGGCGACTTCTCGCCGTTCTGGTTCGCGGTGCCGGTGCCGCGGCCGCTGTTCGCGGAGGACGGCTCGCCGACCCCGATCGCCGAACTGGCGCCGGGCACCTGGTACCTGGCCGTCGAGCAGCGCGGCACGGCGCTGGTCGCGCAGACGCAGGACGGCCGCCGGGGCGTCCTGCAGGACACCAGCGGCATCCAGCGCGGCTGA
- a CDS encoding SCO2322 family protein, producing MLRRAAVLLLAVLFGSLSTGPAQAAGYRYWSFWERDGDRWTYATEGPATARPSDGDVQGFRFAVSADSGDAARPRGTATFDVICARTPARDGRKRVALVLDFGTAAHAPSGETPPARRTVCASVAPDATTAEALAAVAKPLRYDTNALLCAISGYPAKGCGEQVSGSGTGGKDTSPEDASPQDASPESAAPEDAAEGTAGGQDDGGPSLGLLAGGAAVAVLGAAAIWQTRRRGNG from the coding sequence ATGCTCCGCCGTGCCGCCGTCCTGCTCCTGGCCGTGCTGTTCGGGTCGCTGAGCACCGGCCCGGCACAGGCCGCCGGCTACCGCTACTGGTCCTTCTGGGAGCGCGACGGCGACCGCTGGACGTACGCCACCGAGGGCCCGGCCACCGCCCGGCCGTCCGACGGCGACGTGCAGGGCTTCCGCTTCGCCGTCAGCGCGGACTCCGGCGACGCCGCCCGGCCGCGCGGCACGGCGACGTTCGACGTCATCTGCGCCCGTACGCCCGCGCGGGACGGCCGGAAGCGGGTCGCGCTCGTCCTCGACTTCGGTACGGCGGCCCACGCCCCGTCGGGCGAGACACCGCCCGCCCGCCGGACCGTGTGCGCGAGCGTGGCGCCCGACGCGACGACCGCGGAGGCGCTGGCCGCCGTCGCCAAGCCCCTGCGCTACGACACCAACGCGCTGCTGTGCGCCATCTCCGGCTATCCGGCGAAGGGCTGCGGGGAGCAGGTGAGCGGGAGCGGTACCGGCGGGAAGGACACCTCCCCGGAAGACGCCTCCCCGCAGGACGCCTCCCCGGAGAGCGCCGCCCCGGAGGACGCCGCCGAGGGAACGGCCGGCGGGCAGGACGACGGCGGGCCCTCCCTCGGTCTCCTCGCGGGCGGCGCGGCGGTGGCGGTCCTGGGCGCGGCCGCGATCTGGCAGACCCGGCGACGCGGGAATGGGTGA
- a CDS encoding prenyltransferase/squalene oxidase repeat-containing protein, with translation MNVRRTAAALAAAAVIGAVAAPVAHAADPSPSASPSAALPSGLYGTGDPTYDGVWRQSLALLAQDAVGVRPAGKAVDWLTGQQCANGAFASYRADTGKACDAKTMLDTNATAAAVQALAALGGHDAETGKAVSWLKSVQNEDGGWGFGAGSPTDTNSTSVVIGALAAAGEKPAEVTRKGNSPYDALLALALPCDEDGGGAFAYQPDKKGKLAANADATAAGVLGALGKGLGAEAGEPGNAPECADAESPEQAAANGAAYLADAVAEDGHLVSALPGAENQPDYGNTADAVVALAAQGGAERAAKPLEWLQRNSADWAKQNGPAAYAQLIFATLATGGDPRDFGGDDLVERLNATGPAPQAAGADEGERDDSAEEESDTSMLWVVGALFVGGIGVGFLLSGRKKKGPQA, from the coding sequence ATGAACGTCCGCCGCACCGCCGCGGCCCTGGCCGCCGCCGCAGTGATCGGCGCCGTCGCGGCTCCGGTCGCCCACGCCGCCGACCCGTCCCCGTCCGCCTCGCCGTCCGCGGCCCTGCCCTCGGGGCTGTACGGCACGGGCGACCCGACCTACGACGGTGTGTGGCGGCAGTCGCTCGCGCTGCTCGCCCAGGACGCGGTGGGCGTGCGGCCCGCCGGGAAGGCGGTGGACTGGCTCACCGGGCAGCAGTGCGCGAACGGCGCGTTCGCCTCCTACCGCGCGGACACCGGCAAGGCCTGTGACGCCAAGACCATGCTGGACACCAACGCGACCGCCGCCGCCGTGCAGGCGCTCGCCGCGCTCGGCGGGCACGACGCCGAGACCGGCAAGGCCGTCAGCTGGCTGAAGTCGGTGCAGAACGAGGACGGCGGCTGGGGCTTCGGCGCCGGGTCGCCGACCGACACCAACTCCACCTCCGTCGTCATCGGCGCCCTCGCCGCCGCCGGGGAGAAGCCCGCCGAGGTGACGAGGAAGGGCAACTCGCCGTACGACGCCCTCCTCGCCCTGGCCCTCCCCTGCGACGAGGACGGCGGCGGCGCCTTCGCCTACCAGCCGGACAAGAAGGGCAAGCTCGCCGCCAACGCCGACGCCACGGCCGCCGGTGTGCTGGGCGCGCTCGGCAAGGGGCTCGGTGCCGAGGCGGGCGAGCCGGGCAACGCGCCCGAGTGCGCCGACGCCGAGTCCCCCGAGCAGGCCGCCGCCAACGGCGCCGCCTACCTCGCGGACGCCGTCGCCGAGGACGGCCACCTCGTCTCCGCCCTGCCGGGCGCCGAAAACCAGCCCGACTACGGCAACACCGCCGACGCGGTCGTCGCGCTCGCCGCGCAGGGCGGTGCCGAGCGGGCCGCGAAGCCCCTGGAGTGGCTCCAGCGGAACTCCGCGGACTGGGCGAAGCAGAACGGCCCCGCCGCCTACGCCCAGCTGATCTTCGCCACGCTGGCCACCGGCGGCGACCCCCGTGACTTCGGCGGCGACGACCTCGTCGAGCGGCTGAACGCGACCGGCCCGGCCCCGCAGGCCGCCGGCGCGGACGAGGGCGAGCGGGACGACTCGGCCGAAGAGGAGAGCGACACCAGCATGCTGTGGGTGGTCGGTGCCCTCTTCGTCGGCGGTATCGGCGTCGGTTTCCTGCTCAGCGGCAGGAAGAAGAAGGGGCCGCAGGCGTGA
- a CDS encoding TetR family transcriptional regulator, whose product MEKVEAATRRPAAGPASPLTERQEERRRRILRASARLASRGGFDAVQMREVAESSQVALGTLYRYFPSKVHLLVATMQDQLERLHATLRKKPPTGDTPAERVAQTLMRAFRALQREPHLADAMVRALTFADRGVSPEVDQVSRQTTAIILDAMGQEDPSPAQLSAVRVIEHTWHSALITWLSGRASIAQVTVDIETVCRLIDLPDDHPERDRPGQPND is encoded by the coding sequence ATGGAGAAGGTGGAAGCCGCCACCAGGCGCCCGGCCGCAGGCCCCGCCTCGCCCCTCACCGAGCGGCAGGAGGAGCGCCGGCGCCGCATCCTGCGCGCGAGCGCGCGGCTGGCGAGCCGGGGCGGGTTCGACGCGGTGCAGATGCGGGAGGTCGCCGAGTCCTCCCAGGTGGCCCTGGGCACCCTCTACCGCTACTTCCCCTCCAAGGTCCATCTGCTGGTCGCGACGATGCAGGACCAGCTGGAGCGCCTGCACGCCACCCTCCGCAAGAAGCCCCCGACGGGCGACACTCCCGCCGAGCGCGTCGCGCAGACCCTGATGCGCGCCTTCCGCGCCCTGCAGCGCGAGCCCCATCTCGCCGACGCCATGGTCCGCGCCCTCACCTTCGCCGACCGCGGCGTCAGCCCCGAGGTCGACCAGGTCTCCCGCCAGACCACGGCGATCATCCTCGACGCCATGGGCCAGGAGGACCCGTCCCCCGCCCAGCTCTCCGCCGTCCGCGTCATCGAACACACCTGGCACTCGGCGCTCATCACCTGGCTGTCGGGGCGGGCGTCGATCGCCCAGGTGACGGTGGACATCGAGACGGTGTGCCGGTTGATCGACCTGCCGGACGACCACCCGGAACGAGACAGACCGGGACAGCCCAACGACTGA
- a CDS encoding class I SAM-dependent methyltransferase translates to MLTVDFSRFPLAPGDRVLDLGCGAGRHAFECYRRGAQVVALDRNAEEIREVAKWFAAMKEAGEAPEGATATAMEGDALALPFPDESFDVVIISEVMEHIPDDKGVLAEMVRVLKPGGRIAVTVPRYGPEKICWALSDAYHEVEGGHIRIYKADELIGKIREAGLKPYGSHHAHALHSPYWWLKCAFGVDNDKALPVRAYHKLLVWDIMKKPLATRVAEQALNPLIGKSFVVYATKPHLPRIPDTGTAGTAATAAESDTRAAAK, encoded by the coding sequence GTGCTGACCGTCGACTTCTCCCGGTTCCCGCTCGCCCCGGGCGATCGCGTCCTGGATCTCGGCTGCGGCGCCGGCCGGCACGCCTTCGAGTGCTACCGGCGCGGCGCGCAGGTCGTGGCGCTGGACCGCAACGCCGAGGAGATCCGCGAGGTCGCCAAGTGGTTCGCGGCGATGAAGGAGGCGGGCGAGGCGCCCGAGGGCGCGACCGCCACCGCCATGGAGGGCGACGCCCTCGCGCTGCCGTTCCCCGACGAGTCCTTCGACGTCGTCATCATCTCCGAGGTGATGGAGCACATCCCCGACGACAAGGGCGTCCTCGCCGAGATGGTGCGCGTCCTCAAGCCGGGCGGGCGCATCGCGGTGACCGTCCCGCGCTACGGCCCCGAGAAGATCTGCTGGGCCCTGTCCGACGCCTACCACGAGGTCGAGGGCGGCCACATCCGCATCTACAAGGCGGACGAGCTGATCGGCAAGATCAGGGAGGCCGGGCTCAAGCCGTACGGCAGCCACCACGCCCACGCCCTGCACTCGCCCTACTGGTGGCTGAAGTGCGCGTTCGGCGTCGACAACGACAAGGCGCTGCCCGTGCGGGCGTACCACAAGCTCCTGGTCTGGGACATCATGAAGAAGCCGCTGGCCACCCGGGTCGCCGAGCAGGCGCTGAACCCGCTCATCGGCAAGAGCTTCGTGGTGTACGCGACCAAGCCGCACCTGCCGCGGATCCCGGACACCGGGACCGCCGGAACCGCCGCGACCGCCGCCGAGTCCGACACGCGGGCGGCCGCCAAGTGA
- a CDS encoding VWA domain-containing protein, with protein sequence MRTAATARAAASAASAKPTTAARSAVRAVLGLVLLAAALSGCTRDDGPVTLRVLASPELADVAPLLDDLEDDTGVRLELDYRANADLAGQYPARDGAPAHDLAWLASDRSFLLRVRDSDGRLNRPESTPVMRSPVVAGLAPATARELRAHAPGGRISWADIADAAADGTVRFGMADPRRSDTGRAALVGVATAAAGTGSALREQDVSCDRLRGFRSGQTLTAVSSRDLVDRYPGRQDDTNTLIAHESELLALNASGRLRTPLEIVHPDDGMVLSDFPLLLLDPARRQAYRETVDWLLAADTQRALMARTHRRPVNQEVTPTGPLRTPVGNALSFPDRLSIVERLVTDYGDPDDRTADHVVFVLDFSTSMRGARMAGLRAAFQGLSGADESSTGKFARFFRGERLTVVRFGGRVLEERTVTVRGDADLRDLNSVVAHGGYDDATALWSALDRGYRVAADAVRDDPGRPVAVVLMTDGENNAGIGYDEFLRRHRALAPESEAVPTFPVHLGEADADALRRAADATGGRMVDAGRSSLSEAFKEIRGCHRQ encoded by the coding sequence ATGAGGACCGCCGCGACCGCCAGGGCCGCCGCATCCGCCGCGTCCGCCAAACCCACTACGGCCGCCAGGTCCGCCGTACGCGCCGTCCTCGGCCTCGTCCTGCTCGCCGCCGCCCTCTCCGGCTGCACCCGTGACGACGGCCCCGTCACCCTCCGCGTCCTCGCCAGCCCCGAACTCGCCGACGTCGCACCCCTGCTGGACGACCTGGAGGACGACACCGGCGTGCGGCTGGAGCTGGACTACCGGGCCAACGCCGACCTCGCCGGCCAGTACCCCGCCCGCGACGGCGCCCCCGCCCACGACCTCGCCTGGCTCGCCTCCGACCGCTCCTTCCTGCTGCGCGTGCGCGACTCCGACGGCCGCCTCAACCGCCCCGAGTCCACCCCGGTCATGCGCTCCCCGGTCGTCGCCGGCCTCGCCCCCGCCACCGCCCGCGAACTGCGCGCCCACGCCCCCGGCGGCCGGATCTCCTGGGCGGACATCGCCGACGCCGCCGCCGACGGCACCGTCCGCTTCGGCATGGCCGACCCGCGCCGCAGCGACACCGGCCGCGCCGCCCTCGTCGGCGTCGCCACCGCCGCCGCCGGCACCGGCAGCGCCCTGCGTGAACAGGACGTCTCCTGCGACCGGCTGCGCGGCTTCCGCTCCGGCCAGACCCTCACCGCCGTCAGCTCCCGCGACCTGGTCGACCGCTACCCCGGCCGCCAGGACGACACCAACACGCTCATCGCCCACGAGTCCGAACTCCTCGCGCTCAACGCCTCCGGCCGGCTGCGCACCCCCCTGGAGATCGTCCACCCCGACGACGGCATGGTCCTCTCCGACTTCCCCCTGCTGCTCCTCGACCCCGCCCGGCGGCAGGCCTACCGCGAGACCGTCGACTGGCTGCTCGCCGCGGACACCCAGCGCGCCCTCATGGCACGCACCCACCGCCGCCCGGTCAACCAGGAGGTCACCCCCACCGGACCGCTGCGCACCCCCGTCGGCAACGCGCTCTCCTTCCCCGACCGCCTGTCCATCGTCGAGCGGCTGGTCACCGACTACGGCGACCCGGACGACCGCACCGCCGACCACGTCGTCTTCGTCCTCGACTTCTCCACCTCCATGCGCGGCGCCCGCATGGCCGGGCTGCGCGCCGCCTTCCAGGGCCTGAGCGGCGCCGACGAGTCCTCGACCGGCAAGTTCGCCCGCTTCTTCCGCGGCGAACGCCTCACCGTGGTCCGCTTCGGCGGCCGGGTGCTGGAGGAGCGTACGGTCACCGTCCGCGGCGACGCCGACCTGCGCGACCTGAACTCCGTCGTGGCGCACGGGGGTTACGACGACGCCACCGCCCTGTGGTCCGCCCTCGACCGCGGCTACCGCGTCGCCGCCGACGCCGTACGCGACGATCCCGGCCGCCCCGTCGCCGTCGTGCTGATGACCGACGGCGAGAACAACGCGGGCATCGGCTACGACGAGTTCCTGCGCCGTCACCGCGCGCTGGCGCCCGAATCCGAGGCCGTGCCCACCTTCCCCGTCCACCTGGGAGAAGCCGACGCGGACGCCCTGCGGCGGGCCGCCGACGCCACCGGCGGCCGCATGGTCGACGCCGGGCGCAGCTCCCTTTCCGAGGCGTTCAAGGAGATCCGTGGGTGTCATCGACAGTGA
- a CDS encoding LLM class F420-dependent oxidoreductase, whose product MRLGLALGYWGRGPDPGQVALAREAERLGYHSVWTSESWGSDAFTPLTWIAAHTSTIRLGTAVAQMAARSPTATAMHALTLDHLSGGRLLLGLGLSGPQVVEGWYGRPFPSSPLTATREYVDVVRQVLRREAPVRLDGRFHALPYQGADGTGTGKPLKPITHPLRAGLPVLLGAEGPRNIAQTVRIADGWLPLYWSPERTGLYADTLAGAPDGFIVAPVAQARVCADVAEGLRPVKTMLALYIGGMGHAKRNFHARLMGRMGYEEEARRVQELFLSGRREAAVAAVPDAFADEISLVGPRRRIARRLAAWREGPVTDLLVSAPDPETLRALAELNS is encoded by the coding sequence GTGCGACTCGGTCTCGCCCTCGGTTACTGGGGCCGCGGCCCCGACCCCGGGCAGGTGGCGCTGGCGCGGGAGGCCGAGCGGCTCGGCTATCACTCGGTGTGGACCTCCGAGTCCTGGGGGTCGGACGCGTTCACACCGCTCACCTGGATCGCCGCGCACACCTCCACCATCCGGCTCGGTACGGCCGTCGCGCAGATGGCGGCCCGCTCCCCCACCGCGACCGCCATGCACGCCCTCACCCTGGACCATCTCTCCGGCGGGCGGCTGCTGCTGGGCCTCGGGCTGTCGGGACCGCAGGTGGTGGAGGGGTGGTACGGGCGGCCGTTCCCGTCCTCGCCGCTGACCGCGACCCGGGAGTACGTCGACGTCGTACGGCAGGTGCTGCGCCGCGAGGCGCCGGTGCGGCTCGACGGGCGGTTCCACGCCCTGCCCTACCAGGGGGCCGACGGGACGGGGACGGGCAAGCCGCTCAAGCCGATCACGCATCCGCTGCGCGCCGGTCTGCCCGTGCTGCTCGGCGCGGAGGGGCCGCGCAACATCGCGCAGACCGTGCGGATCGCCGACGGCTGGCTGCCGTTGTACTGGTCGCCGGAGCGGACCGGGCTGTACGCGGACACGCTCGCCGGCGCCCCGGACGGGTTCATCGTCGCGCCCGTGGCCCAGGCCCGCGTCTGTGCCGACGTCGCCGAGGGGCTGCGGCCCGTCAAGACCATGCTCGCCCTGTACATCGGCGGCATGGGGCACGCGAAGCGCAACTTCCACGCCCGGCTGATGGGGCGCATGGGGTACGAGGAGGAGGCCCGCCGGGTGCAGGAGCTGTTCCTGTCCGGGCGGCGGGAGGCGGCCGTGGCGGCGGTGCCGGACGCGTTCGCGGACGAGATCTCGCTCGTCGGGCCGCGGCGGCGGATCGCCCGGCGGCTGGCGGCCTGGCGGGAGGGCCCGGTGACCGACCTGCTGGTGTCGGCACCGGACCCGGAGACCCTGCGCGCGCTGGCCGAGCTGAACTCCTGA
- a CDS encoding N-acetylmuramoyl-L-alanine amidase, producing MSYAGPEFEPPPARRPRRRLIAVVGGAVVVGALAGWLAVQGAGGPGGGGSRASGTAAPAGTASSASTPSGTASSSPSGDDRPGPAPTGAAPSGPLKGKVVVIDPGHNPENFRHTADINKKVDIGTGRKECDTTGTSTDDGYTEAEFTLDVAHRLRDLLEGQGATVKLTQDADRPFGPCIDERARIGNEADADAVVSVHADGSGAGNRGFHVILPGEVRAGAADTRAIVGPSRELGERIAGNFVRATGSAPSNYVGDGTGLVTREDLGGLNLSTVPKVFIECGNMRDSKDAALLTSGAWRQAAARGISDGIVSFLRG from the coding sequence GTGTCGTACGCAGGTCCGGAATTCGAGCCTCCCCCCGCCCGTCGCCCGCGCCGCAGGCTGATCGCCGTGGTGGGGGGCGCGGTGGTGGTCGGGGCGCTGGCCGGGTGGCTGGCGGTGCAGGGGGCCGGGGGGCCGGGCGGAGGGGGTTCGCGGGCCTCGGGGACGGCCGCCCCGGCCGGCACCGCGTCGTCCGCGTCCACGCCGTCCGGGACGGCCTCGTCCTCCCCCTCCGGCGACGACAGGCCCGGCCCCGCTCCGACCGGCGCCGCGCCCTCCGGGCCGCTCAAGGGGAAGGTCGTCGTCATCGACCCCGGCCACAACCCGGAGAACTTCCGGCACACCGCCGACATCAACAAGAAGGTCGACATCGGGACGGGCCGCAAGGAGTGCGACACCACCGGTACGTCCACCGACGACGGGTACACCGAGGCGGAGTTCACCCTCGACGTCGCGCACCGGCTGCGCGACCTGCTGGAGGGGCAGGGGGCGACGGTGAAGCTGACGCAGGACGCCGACCGGCCGTTCGGGCCGTGCATCGACGAGCGGGCGCGGATCGGGAACGAGGCGGACGCGGACGCCGTGGTGTCCGTGCACGCCGACGGGTCGGGGGCCGGGAACCGCGGGTTCCATGTGATCCTGCCGGGCGAGGTGCGGGCGGGTGCCGCCGACACCCGGGCCATCGTGGGCCCTTCGCGCGAGCTGGGTGAGCGCATCGCGGGGAACTTCGTGCGCGCGACCGGCAGCGCGCCCTCCAACTACGTCGGTGACGGCACCGGACTTGTCACGCGTGAGGACCTGGGCGGTCTCAATCTGTCAACGGTTCCGAAGGTGTTCATCGAGTGCGGGAACATGCGCGATAGCAAGGACGCGGCGTTGCTGACCAGCGGCGCGTGGCGGCAGGCGGCGGCGCGGGGGATCTCTGACGGAATCGTGAGTTTCCTGCGCGGGTAG
- a CDS encoding prenyltransferase/squalene oxidase repeat-containing protein — translation MTTPRTEHLVLPGVLTAEQAAATVRGILAVQREDGAIPWFRGHHLDPWDHVEAAMALDAAGEHEAAERAYLWLARHQNADGSWYAAYADGDPDAVTDRGRETNFVAYVAVGVWHHYLSTGDDTFLDRMWPVVYAAVEFVLRLQQPGGQIGWKREDDGTDVTDALLTGSSSIHQALRCALAVAEQREEPQPDWELAVGMLRHAIRRHPERFLDKDRYSMDWYYPVLGGALTGAEAKARVEEGWDRFVVPGLGVRCVVPNPWVTGGESAELALTLWATGESDRALDILQSIQHLRDPETGLYWTGYVFDDDAVWPRELTTWTAGSLLLAVAALGGHEATCAVFGGELLPRGLEDPECCAD, via the coding sequence GTGACCACCCCCCGCACGGAACACCTGGTCCTGCCCGGCGTGCTCACCGCCGAGCAGGCCGCCGCGACCGTCCGCGGCATCCTCGCGGTGCAGCGGGAGGACGGGGCGATCCCCTGGTTCCGCGGCCACCACCTCGACCCGTGGGACCACGTCGAGGCCGCCATGGCGCTGGACGCGGCGGGCGAGCACGAGGCCGCCGAGCGGGCGTACCTGTGGCTCGCGCGGCACCAGAACGCCGACGGCTCCTGGTACGCGGCGTACGCCGACGGCGACCCGGACGCCGTCACCGACCGCGGCCGCGAGACCAACTTCGTCGCGTACGTCGCCGTGGGCGTCTGGCACCACTACCTGTCCACCGGCGACGACACCTTCCTCGACCGCATGTGGCCCGTCGTGTACGCGGCCGTCGAGTTCGTGCTGCGGCTGCAGCAGCCCGGCGGGCAGATCGGCTGGAAGCGCGAGGACGACGGCACCGACGTCACCGACGCGCTGCTCACCGGCAGTTCCTCCATCCACCAGGCGCTGCGCTGCGCGCTCGCCGTCGCCGAGCAGCGTGAGGAGCCCCAGCCGGACTGGGAGCTGGCCGTCGGCATGCTGCGGCACGCGATACGCCGGCACCCCGAGCGGTTCCTCGACAAGGACCGCTACTCCATGGACTGGTACTACCCGGTGCTCGGCGGCGCGCTCACCGGCGCCGAGGCCAAGGCCCGCGTGGAGGAGGGCTGGGACCGGTTCGTCGTGCCCGGGCTCGGCGTGCGGTGCGTGGTGCCGAACCCGTGGGTCACCGGCGGGGAGTCCGCCGAACTCGCCCTCACCCTGTGGGCGACCGGCGAATCCGACCGGGCGCTGGACATCCTGCAGTCCATCCAGCACCTGCGCGACCCGGAGACCGGCCTGTACTGGACCGGTTACGTCTTCGACGACGACGCCGTCTGGCCCCGCGAGCTGACCACCTGGACCGCCGGCTCGCTGCTGCTCGCCGTCGCCGCGCTCGGCGGCCACGAGGCCACCTGCGCCGTGTTCGGCGGCGAGCTGCTGCCGCGAGGGCTGGAGGACCCGGAGTGCTGCGCGGACTGA